The following DNA comes from Leptolyngbyaceae cyanobacterium.
TTTGCATACTAGGAATTGCTTTGCCCTACTCCCAATTCATCCCGTTTCTGCTAGAAAACGGACTCGATTTGCCACTTTTTTTTGAACAACTTTTTATCAATCGAATATCTGGATTTTTTGGCCTGGATGTGGTTGTTTCATCTTTAGTTTTGTGGATATTCGTGTGGATTGAAGGTTCCCGGTTAAAAATGCAAAACTTGTGGATTTACATCGCCAGTAACTTATTAGTTGGTGTTTCGTTAGCGCTACCTCTATTTCTACTCATGCGACAACGCAAACTCGAAGAAACCACCACTCAATTAGCACAAATAGAGCGAATAGTTCAATCTTAAGCTATCACCTCGTTACCAGGTTCCATCTGGTAACGAGAAATGACCTTTTCCTTACTCAAATCATGCTTTTTTTGACTGCCGAACAGAACGTGCGAAAATTATTTCATTGCCGTAAAGTATTAGCCTTCAAGCAAACACCTCACTTTTCAATTCGCTTGAGTTCTTCTCGAATAACTCTGCGTAAAGTTTCTTCTAAAGGTTCTTGGCTATGCTGGATATATTGACGTAACGCTTCATTAATCAAGGTTTGATAGTTTCCTCCACCTGATAAATGAACTTGGTGGCGAAACCACGCTAATACATCATCATCTAACCGAATTGTAATCTTAGTTTTTCCAGAGGAAATGGGATCGATCGCTCCTCGTTTACCTTGACTAAAATCGTATTCTTCTTCCATAACTATTCCTCCTCATACTGTTGTTGCTCTCGGCGAGTTGCTTTGCGGGCAGAAATCAGTCGAATCACATCACCTCGCATAGTGTAGACAACAAGCATTTTTTTAAGAATTTTTTAAATCACTAAATATGAATTGCAAATGTTTGGGTAAATCGACCTCAATAGGATTACCACATGACTCTATTGAAAGTCCGCTAAGATGCTCTATATCTCTAATTTTTCTTATAAGTATCTGAATTAAAGATGCAGGTTTATCCAGTTGAAAAATATCTTCTATATCCATTACAACAATTGCTTTCCCCGTTCTTGCATGAAAAAGTGCTTGACCATTTTTTGAATTCAAAATTCAAAA
Coding sequences within:
- a CDS encoding BrnA antitoxin family protein, producing MEEEYDFSQGKRGAIDPISSGKTKITIRLDDDVLAWFRHQVHLSGGGNYQTLINEALRQYIQHSQEPLEETLRRVIREELKRIEK
- a CDS encoding DUF2834 domain-containing protein; this encodes MLQSTYLILCILGIALPYSQFIPFLLENGLDLPLFFEQLFINRISGFFGLDVVVSSLVLWIFVWIEGSRLKMQNLWIYIASNLLVGVSLALPLFLLMRQRKLEETTTQLAQIERIVQS
- a CDS encoding BrnT family toxin, with the protein product MLVVYTMRGDVIRLISARKATRREQQQYEEE